A window from Telopea speciosissima isolate NSW1024214 ecotype Mountain lineage chromosome 8, Tspe_v1, whole genome shotgun sequence encodes these proteins:
- the LOC122671665 gene encoding probable pectate lyase 18: MATAASLTLLFLIALTAPSLINSSPVQDPEKVVEEVHRRVNASVSRRELGYFSCGTGNPIDDCWRCDSNWEKNRQRLADCAIGFGKQAIGGRNGRIYVVTDSGDDDAVTPKPGTLRYAVIQDEPLWIIFSRDMVIQLKEELIMNSFKTIDGRGASVHIAGGPCITIQYVTNIIIHGLHIHDCKQGGNADVRDSPRHYGWRTISDGDGVSIFGGSHIWVDHNTLSNCHDGLIDAIHGSTAITISNNYMTHHDKVMLLGHSDSYTQDKNMQVTIAFNHFGEGLVQRMPRCRHGYFHVVNNDYTHWEMYAIGGSAAPTINSQGNRFLAPDYRFSKEVTKHEDAPQSDWKNWNWRSEGDLMLNGAFFTPSGAGASSSYAKASSLGARPSSLVGTITTAAGALSCKKGSRC, from the exons atGGCTACTGCTGCTTCACTGACCCTTCTCTTCCTCATTGCCCTCACAGCTCCATCGCTCATTAACTCTTCCCCAGTTCAAGACCCTGAAAAAGTAGTGGAAGAGGTTCATAG GAGGGTCAATGCGTCGGTGAGCAGAAGGGAATTGGGTTACTTCTCCTGCGGAACAGGGAACCCAATCGACGACTGTTGGCGTTGTGATTCCAATTGGGAGAAGAATCGCCAACGCCTTGCCGATTGTGCAATTGGGTTCGGCAAGCAAGCCATCGGTGGTCGAAACGGTCGCATCTATGTAGTCACCGACTCCGGCGACGACGACGCTGTCACCCCCAAGCCCGGCACCCTCCGCTATGCAGTCATTCAAGACGAGCCCTTGTGGATCATATTCTCAAGAGACATGGTGATCCAGCTCAAGGAAGAACTCATCATGAATTCCTTCAAAACCATCGATGGCAGAGGTGCTAGTGTACACATTGCAGGTGGACCATGCATCACAATCCAGTATGTGACCAATATCATCATTCATGGTCTCCACATCCATGACTGCAAGCAAGGAGGAAATGCAGACGTGAGAGACTCACCTCGCCACTATGGGTGGAGGACCATATCGGACGGTGATGGGGTTTCCATCTTCGGTGGTAGTCACATATGGGTGGACCACAACACTCTCTCCAATTGCCATGATGGGCTTATTGATGCCATTCATGGTTCCACGGCCATCACCATCTCCAACAACTATATGACCCACCATGACAAAGTTATGCTTCTGGGTCATAGTGATTCTTATACTCAGGACAAGAATATGCAGGTCACCATTGCTTTCAACCACTTTGGAGAAGGCCTTGTCCAAAGGATGCCCAG ATGCAGACATGGGTACTTCCATGTGGTGAACAATGACTACACTCACTGGGAAATGTATGCCATTGGAGGGAGTGCTGCGCCCACCATTAACAGCCAAGGCAATAGATTTCTGGCCCCAGATTACAGATTCAGTAAAGAG GTGACCAAACATGAGGATGCACCACAAAGTGATTGGAAGAATTGGAATTGGAGATCGGAAGGAGACCTGATGTTAAATGGTGCCTTCTTCACGCCGTCTGGTGCTGGAGCTTCGTCAAGCTATGCAAAAGCGTCGAGCTTGGGAGCCAGACCATCTTCCCTGGTGGGTACCATCACTACGGCGGCTGGTGCACTTAGTTGCAAGAAGGGATCACGTTGCTGA